In Gossypium arboreum isolate Shixiya-1 chromosome 3, ASM2569848v2, whole genome shotgun sequence, the sequence GGTAAGCAATTTAACTTTGCATCATGGAAAAAGAACAGCAATATTATTACAAGGACTAATTATTTTTGTAGTCTGATATTGAAAAGAGGGAATTCAGTGAGGAATGGTGAGAAAATCTGAAGGAGCATGGTGGGATAGCCTTTCCAGAAGCTGGTCTTGTTGAGTTCTGGTCTTCTTGGACATAGGCTCAGGTGATGAAGACACTGATGCGGATGATGCCACAGCCCAGGAATCGTTTGAGCTATCGGAACTAAACGAGACATCCATTACCCCATTTGGGCTCCCTGGGATGGAACTAAACCTGCGCTTGTTTGATTGGTTGCCTTCTACTCTTGTTGTTGCCCATTCCATTATCAACTCACCGCATTCATTTACCTTCTCCTGCTTTACAAGTTGAATTGGGAAAATTAGGATCAGGCTGAATTTTGCATAgagaaattttagaaaaattggaGATGGACAATACCTTGTCAATTCCCAGGATGCCTAATATCTGGTTGTAGTATTCTACTCTAAGATTTGGCTCTACACTATCCACAACATGCAGCATTGTAGAAGTGGCCATTACAGAAGGAAGGTAGCACATGAACCTAGAATCTGCCCATggaatttaataaaagaatttgagaataaaaagatgaaaatttaaGGCAACAGATTACAGAGTGCATCCAATTAACCTGAAATGAGAGAGAGCAGAATGCGGTGGCATCTCCTAAGAAATTCCCAGCAGAGATGGTCCTTTAATCCAAGCCTCCTGGTAATGTAATCAAGGAATGAAAATGGGGTGACAGGGTTCATCTTCCATTGAAGGGAAGAGAGCACCAAAATCTCCATTCTTTGGATAGTTTTGGCCTCAAACACATATCTGGTCTCCTCCACCTGAACAGATTAACATCTATGAGA encodes:
- the LOC108484043 gene encoding cyclin-D3-1-like; the encoded protein is MAFNHQHSSFVLDALYCSEENWEEDEDERCFNNGINDNDNDNQLNPFPILLEQDLFWEDDELSSLFTKEERNQLYDSLQTNGNLAGARREAVEWVLKVSAHYSFSALTALLAVNYLDRFLFSFRFQSEKPWMTQLAAVACLSLAAKVEETQVPLLLDLQVEETRYVFEAKTIQRMEILVLSSLQWKMNPVTPFSFLDYITRRLGLKDHLCWEFLRRCHRILLSLISDSRFMCYLPSVMATSTMLHVVDSVEPNLRVEYYNQILGILGIDKEKVNECGELIMEWATTRVEGNQSNKRRFSSIPGSPNGVMDVSFSSDSSNDSWAVASSASVSSSPEPMSKKTRTQQDQLLERLSHHAPSDFLTIPH